GTCCCAAAATCATTTTCATAGAAAGAATCAGGAAATATTTTTTGAATTTCCTCAGGGTTAGCGTTTGTAGTAAGATCCCAATCTTTAGGAATCTTGTTGCGTATAAGATCGCGCGTACAACCCCCTACGAGGTATGCTTCGAAACCAGCATTCTCTAATGTCGTAACAATGGTAAGAACTTCTTGCGGTACAGAGTGTCTCATTGCTCAATTGTAGTACACCTATTGCTATGAAGCGAATATACCGTATGATTGCCAACACGCACCCGTGGTGAAATGGATATCATTACGGTCTTCGGAACCGTCGTTGGGGGTTCGAGTCCCTCCGGGTGCACAAATGGCCGCCCACAAAGCATTGCTTTGTGGGCGTTTGCCATTTCCACACCCGGAGGGACTCGAAAAGAGTCGTCGGTATACAAGATAATGAAGCGAAGCGAAATTAGGCTTGTCGGCGACGTCGGGGCAGCGAGTACTTAGCAAGGCCGCAGCCGAGCTTAGTACTGGCGCCGAGTCCCCACTTTGTAAGAGGTCATGAAGGCGTCAGGAAAATTATTCGTGACCGAGTCCCTCCCCCACTTCACAAAATTGCACCACGCCTAATTTGATATATAATCACTCTCACTTGCGGCTATATGAAACAAGCATATAGCCGCGGCGTTCAGACACAATGTCTACGCAAAGCGCATTGATGTCCCCCGATTTCACGTTCTTGTAAGCGAGCTTCCAGAAACATGAAATCGGAGCACATCTTTCTGCAAAATGCAGAAGCGCTCTGCTCTTCATTTGCGGCTATAGTTTAGTGGTATGACACGTCCTTGCCAAGGATGAGACGGGAGTTCGATTCTCCCTAGCCGCACAAATACACAGAAAGACTAGGTTCTCGCCTAGTCTTTCTGTGTATTTAGGCATTGTGCATAGAGAATCGAAAGACGGAAGCCTGCGTGCCTAAGCACGAGTAAGGGCTGAGTCCGGCCTGGAGCACTTAGTAGAATTAAGCCTGAAAGGCGCAAATTATACTTAGTGACTGGAGGCGATTCTCCCTAGAAAACTGACCAATTCTGGCCAGTTTATACTCGGAAGGTTTTTTAAAGGACAAAATTTGTTGATAACTCTGGGGATAGGTGGATAAAGGACATTTCTAACGGACATAAAAATGTCCGTTATCCCCAAAAATGTCCTTTATCAACAGACTTATGAACAGTTTTATCTTATTTGTGCACATTTGTGTTTCATAAGAAACAATATGAACTTTTCCTAGTATTAGAGCCATTTAACTCTTCCACATGTTTTCACGTGAAAACATAGAGAAGATTTAGGACAAGAATGGATGTTGAGGGTGTGAAACAAGCGGGTTCAAAATGACATATTTTCTCTATTTTTGCACGTTTGGCCCTAGTTAGTGTGACTTACTGTACTTATTAGTATTTCACGTGAAACTATGAAGTGAGTGAAGAATGCTTGTGTTTAACTGGCTCACCACAGTGTTTACATCGGATTGCGTCGATATCATGAGCGCTTAAGCCACAATTTGGGCATGTATAGTGCACTTTTGCCCCATGAAATATAGTTCTCGTAAGTTGCAAAAAGAGGGTAATACCTATAAGCATAGCCACCACAGAGAGCATTTTGCCCCACGGTCCTGCAGCTGTGACGTCACCATAGCCAGTTGTTGTAAGGGTGGAAACAGTGAAGTATAGTGCATCAAGGTAGGAATTTATATGTGGATTGAATTGTGCTTCAGCAACAAAGACTATGGCTGTCATTATTGCGAGAAACACAAAGAAGTTGAGTAGACTTTCAAGAGTTGCGCTGTATTGGTAGATAGTTTTGCTCTCTTTTTTGGCTAAATTCACCAAGTAGTAGGTGCGAAGGATCTTGAGTGAGCGCAAAACTCGCAAAAGTGCCAAGTTTCCTACCAAAAGTGGTGCAAAGAGTGAGACAATGACTAAAATATCTATTACGCTAAAGACGTTAAAGACAAACGAGAGCCTTCGGGGTGAAATCCATAAGCGCGCAAGATACTCTAAGAGGAAAAGAGTACCAAATACAATTTCCAGCACCTTCGTGAAAGAATGTCCTGGATTTGCAGCTTCTAATAGGAAAATGCCAAAAACTGCTACGTTTAAGAGGATAAGCACCCGGTTAAAGATAATGCTTTTACGAGTGCGCTTGTGAAAGAGAGTAGTGAGTTGCTTTTTTACTTTGGGAAAAGAACTTTTCTTCATTACAATAT
This genomic stretch from Candidatus Kaiserbacteria bacterium harbors:
- a CDS encoding ion transporter is translated as MKKSSFPKVKKQLTTLFHKRTRKSIIFNRVLILLNVAVFGIFLLEAANPGHSFTKVLEIVFGTLFLLEYLARLWISPRRLSFVFNVFSVIDILVIVSLFAPLLVGNLALLRVLRSLKILRTYYLVNLAKKESKTIYQYSATLESLLNFFVFLAIMTAIVFVAEAQFNPHINSYLDALYFTVSTLTTTGYGDVTAAGPWGKMLSVVAMLIGITLFLQLTRTIFHGAKVHYTCPNCGLSAHDIDAIRCKHCGEPVKHKHSSLTS